The sequence ATGACATGTTTGCAAATTGGactattgttaaaaaaaaaaagtgatgatGTTTACCTTATTTTAATCACAGATGAGGATGAATGACCATGGAATGCTGCCATGAAAAGTTTTGGTACTTGAAATCGGAAGTGAAGCCGTTTCTTGAGCGCGATCATTATCCGATGGTGCATCAGCTTGGTTAGATACCATCTGGGATGGGAGAAAGCCCCACACTTACCACAATTGAGTTGTAGAAGTGTAATGCTTCTGTCTTAGCTTCAGCAAATGAAACACTGGAGAAGCAACCGAGCTACGGAAATTATGATTTTCAAGTTATTAATGCAGATACTTCTAAACCTATGATATTTAGGACTTCTATGCGTGCATTTATCAGGTGTGTGGTGCACAATTCTTTTGTCCTTCCTGAAATGTCATTTTTCTAAACTTAACGAAGTTAGTCTATAATTTTGTGTGCTTGTAGGCCGCGAGAAGTTCGAATTGGTGAAGGAGCGATTGAAAACACAAAGGATGATTCATAAATGGTATCAAATGATGAGTAATTTCAATTGAAATTCATGTTGGAAATTGGTGCGATGTAGCACATATGGCATGCTCACAATCACTCTTTGACTTCATTTTAGTGAGATGATCGAACTAGCTATACAAGAGAGGACTTCAAGATTAGGATTCCTCCAAGTCACATAATCATCAAACAACTATGACAAAAAATTTCATCGTGTTTCGGTTTCTTTTGAAGCTATATGCAATTCTTCGTTTTTCTGTAACATTATATTGTCCGAGTATATATATCATGATCTTTAGTAATAAGGCGAAAAACATTGAAAAACAATATTGGATAATAGCGCACTGTAATTCTAGATTTATGACACACACACCTTTTCGATTATGTTATGTGCTACAACCGTTATTAGTTGTGAATATCtaaattttttcaataaaaatatctaAACTGCTCTTAAACGATTAACTGaacattttaattaaaatattaatacattAACTTATATTTCTAATTAAGTTTATGTATGccattatttaaattaatttaaatattaaattttaattaaaaagtaattaaacttattacttaatttaatataataatataatttattattaaaatatatttcgcAAATGACTAATATTAAGATAaactaattatatataattttcatagttatATGATTAAAAGTTgatttttttcaattaaatatataattataaaacaaagttaatttaattaattatttaagtaagGGCAATATTatcgtttttatttttatttaagttaaggtgtgtatgctacaaatcttcAATTATATGAGATTATTAGTTCAAAAAACTATCACAATGAGTTATTAGCAAATCTAGGATTTCATAATATTGCTAAAACCCTCTATAGTATTAATTCCTCGTGTTTTCAAATTCTGAACACATAATACTGAAAACACGTTCGGATTAAGGGTgtgctcaaaatttgaaaaaacaaaGGTACATGTAATCAATATTTGAAAACACATAGAGTTAATAGACCATGTTTTTTTTCATAGGGAGTTTTTAGCAATAGCAAGATTTCACAAGATAaactaattatatataattttcatagttatATGATTAAAAGTTgatttttttcaattaaatatataattataaaacaaagttaatttaattaattatttaagtaagGGCAATATTatcgtttttatttttatttaagttaaggtgtgtatgctacaaatcttcAATTATATGAGATTATTAGTTCAAAAAACTGTCACAATGAGTTATTAGCAAATCTAGGATTTCATAATATTGCTAAAACCCTCTATAGTATTAATTCCTCGTGTTTTCAAATTCTGAACACATAATACTGAAAACACGTTCGGATTAAGGGTgtgctcaaaatttgaaaaaacaaaGGTACATGTAATCAATATTTGAAAACACATAGAGTTAATAGACCATGTTTTTTTTCATAGGGAGTTTTTAGCAATAGCAAGATTTCACAAGATAaactaattatatataattttcatagttatATGATTAAAAGTTgatttttttcaattaaatatataattataaaacaaagttaatttaattaattatttaagtaagGGCAATATTatcgtttttatttttatttaagtaaaggtgtgtatgctacaaatcttcAATTATATGAGATTATTAGTTCAAAAAACTGTCACAATGAGTTATTAGCAAATCTAGGATTTCATAATATTGCTAAAACCCTCTATAGTATTAATTCCTCGTGTTTTCAAATTCTGAACACATAATACTGAAAACACGTTCGGATTAAGGGTgtgctcaaaatttgaaaaaacaaaGGTACATGTAATCAATATTTGAAAACACTTAGAGTTAATAGACCATGTTTTTTTTCATAGGGAGTTTTTAGCAATAACAAGATTTTACATGAGTTGTTTATGCAATTAACCCTATAATCATTGTTGTATAATTCATCCAAAATTTCAGTGATATCCAATTTGATTCCAAGTTTTCGATGTATCGCGTTAGATTCTTTTTACCAGAGTACGGATTATCATTTGTATAGGGCTCATTCTATACTGCACCGGATGAATTTCGCCTGGTGCAGCATCCATCGTTCATTGGCCCGGGCCCCTGGACGTGGGGCCCGGGCCAATGAATGGCCCAGACCCATGGGATGAATTTCAACTGGATCATAGAAGCACCTTTTGTATAGGCTATGGGTTGGTTCGATGCTTGCCCTGTGCCCATGTGTAAACATCAACGGCCCAGATCCAATATTTTTGGTCATATATCTTGACTGAACAACATGCGACTATTGAAATAACGCGTAGTGTTTAAAACCAGTCCAAGCATTGAATAGATCAGAGAGTGACTGGTCAATTCAAATAATACATATTTTGACTTTTGTTATACAAGAAAATAATCTCTCTAAATTATTAGACTCAGttgtaaatatttattaatGAAACATGCatttaacaaataaaaaattatttcaaaaagggaacaaagaaaaaaatttaaaatagttcATTTGTTAATTCTTATTATTagaacataacataacataaacatcatgAGAGGGTTGCTTTAGCAACGCACCCAAGTGAGAGGAGTCGAAAATGATCTAGCTAGCACAATATATACAGAGTGTATTCACCAAGTACAAACTACTTGATCAAGCTAGGGGTGGGTGTTTTAACATCGGGTATTGGGTACCACCCAACCAAAACCCCGATCGGGTCGggtaattttatgaaaatatcgGGTTCGGGTAATTACCCGAACTCGATTAATTGTGTTCAGGTTGGTGTCGTGTCTACCCAAAATTAAATAGGGTACccgatatataaaatatatatataataattattattatagcatatatatattatattatattataatttacacatatattatattaaaactcAAAAAGGTTTTTTAGGCTATAAATGTCGGGTACCCGAAACTACCCGACTTTTTTGGATAATTGAATGGTCGGGTTGCAAAATAAATTTCGGGCTCGGGTAGTAAAAATACTATTCGAAAGTTCGGGTATCCGACCCGAACTACTCGAACCTGACGAACCCGACCCGACGCCCACCCCTACCGACTAACCATGTGCTCGAAAGCCCTATAGACTCGACGAAACCAAAGACAGACAAAACTCGGTGCCGGCTCATGGCTTGGCTCAAATGGAAGGGTGGAGAAAAAAATGGGCGCCAATAAAATGGAGTACCCCATGGTGAAAGTACTGTAGAATAACATTCCAAGTTGCTTTCACATTTTGATGAACTTTTCATTGCATAGATTCTTAAATCCCACAATGAACAGGCTTTCATTTGTATCCTGAGACAGAGATTTAGTCATGGCCTATGCTGCTGTAATTACTCTTAAACTAACTCTTCAGCAAATCCTCCTTCATCCTGATACATATTCCATACCTTGTGAGAAGAAGCATATTGAATCCTTTCACGAAAAGCTTGAATTCTTGCAGCAGTTCTTGGAAGAATACCCTTACAATAAAAGAAATGAAAAAGCTATCTCTGTAGAAACAAGAATCAGAGATACAGCATATGAAGCAGAAGATTTCATGGATCTCCATTTAAACAACCTATCTGATTCGATGATGGGGCAAATCATTAGTATTGAGCTAATGATGGAGAAAGTTGATTCCATAATTGAAGAGGTGGCAAAGATTAAAGAACAAATGGGGTTGGAGATCAAACAAGGAAGAGGTTCGCCCATGGAAGAAGACACCAAGACCTGCAAAGAACCTCCGAATGCTTTAAGTAAGGATTCATCAAGTTCTGCGAAGAACTTGATCATGGTGGGATTTGATGAGTACTTGATGCAGATTAAGGATCAACTTACCGGGGAATCGTCTGCACTCGAGGTCATCTCAATTGTAGGGATGGGCGGAATCGGTAAGACAACTTTGGCGACATATGCTTATAATGATCCATCTGTCCTATATAAATTTGATGTTCGTGCTTGGGCCACTCTATCTCAATCATATACTAGAGTACGAGATATCCTGTTAGCTATGCTAGATTCAATGAAAATATTGACCAAGGAAATGTATCAAGAGAGTGGTGATCAATTGAGACTTCATGTGTATCATAACTTGAAGCATCGAAGGTACCTCATCACAATAGATGATATTTGGGATACTAATGCCTGGGATTACTTGAAAATGATGTTTCCAGATGACAGAACCGGAAGCCGGATCTTGTTGACCACTCGGATTGCTGATGTGGCTGCATATGCTAGCCCACCCGAGGCTGTTCATCATATTTCTCTTTTAAGTGATGATCAAAGTTGGAAGCTACTATGTTCTAAAGTTTTCGGAGATGAATCCTGCCCTCTCAATTTACAAGAAATTGGGAAGACAATCGCGAAAAATTGTCGAGGACTTCCCCTTTCAGTTGTGGTAATTGGTGGATTACTCTCAAAGGTAGAAAAAACACAAATTGTGTGGCAATCAGTAGCTAAAAACGTATCTTCCTTGGTGTTTTCAAGCGATGATCAATGCGCAGACATACTAAGATTAAGCTACAACTATTTACCTCAATATTTGAAGCCATGCTTCCTTTACATGGGAGTGTTTCCAAAAGGTCATGAGATCCATGTTTCCAAACTCACCAAGCTGTTGGTTGCTGAGGGTTTTCTGAGACAAGGTGAAGGTCAATTCCCAGAAGAGGTGGCACAAAGCTGTGTGGAAGACCTCCTAGATCGAAGCTTACTTTTAATGTCCAAGAAGGATTATGAAGGCAAAATCAAAGCTTTCAAGATCCACGACCTCTTGCTCGACTTCTGCGGAAAACAAGCAAAGGATGAGAAGTTCCTTCAAATAACAAAAAGTCCTGCCAATCTACATTTTCGAACAGTTTCAGAAAGTGAGCGTCGTATAAGCATTCATCGAGGGGAAAAGTTCGAGTTTGTATATTCTTGTTATGTGTTAGATGACTCTACTTCTCATGTTCGCTCCATTCTTTGTGTGGGTCAATgcaatattttctcatatttgcTCTTAAGATTCCAACTTCTTAAGGTACTGGATGCAACTCAAACACGGTTTCAATACTTTCCACCTCAAGTTTTGGAGCTTGTGAATTTACGCTACATCGCTTTGCTTTGTGATGGGGATATACCTGCATCAATAACAAAGCTATGTAATCTCCAGACATTAATTATTTCTGGAGATCGGTGGAGATATAGTAAAAATCGCTTACCTATGGAAATCTGGTTGATGGTGCATCTAAGGCATGTAAAGTTTGACAGAGTTTATTTGCTCGATCCATGCAAAGCCAACTTCGATTTTTACAGTAAACATTTAGTTCTTAAAGACCTTCAAACTCTATCAggttatggaatttgagattcacCGAGGAAATGTTGCAGAGCATTCCGAACATCAAGGAAATCGATGTTTCCTACGATGCTCTCAGCTTGCTGGGAAAAGAATGGTCCTATTACCAAATTGACAATCTTGGCAACCTACATCATCTCAAAGCATTGAAAATACGCGGCAGTCCAAACCGACATTGGTGTTTGAACTTGATTTCACCCTCATCAAGAATTAAGTTTCAGTTTCCGCCATCGCTTAAAACTTTAACATTGGGTGGGGTTGAAATTCTTTGGAATGATTTGGCAATCATAGGTTCATTACCCAATCTTGAAGTTCTCAAACTAAAGAATCATGCTTGCGTAGGGACAGAGTGGGAACCGAACGAAGAGGAGTTCTGTCAACTAAAAGTTTTGGTACTGGAAAGTTTGGACTTGAAGAATTGGGAAGCTGATTCTTACCACTTTCCAAGCCTCAGGCGCCTCATTATCCGACGGTGCAACAACTTGGTGGAGATACCATCTGGGATCGGAGAAAGCCCGACACTCGACACCATCGAGTTGTACAACTGCAATGCTTCTGTCTCGGCTTCAGCAAATGAAATACTGGAGAAGCAGTTGAGCTACGGAAATGATGGCTTTCAAGTTATCAATGGGGATGCTAAACCGAAGGGCTCGCGGCGTACTCGGCATTCACTTCTCAGGTGTGATCTTGTTGTAGAGGAGATAACCGAGGTGTagtgcaaaattctcaaatgaaaTGAATAATAATGCTAGCAACTAATTTGCTTTCGTTCCTTCATTCTAAATCAACAAATTCAAGTTGCTAGACATTATTATACGGTTCCAAAATCTTTTACAACTTCCCTCTATGATTATCTTCTATCAAATGAATGTCAAGATTATGCATGTTGAGTTGACCTTTTTTAAagttataaatgctagaaaTTGATTGTTCAATATAATTGACATGATCCAGTAATATAATGGTGAGATGGATTCGTTGTGTCCTACGTGAAATATCATTTTCTAAATTTAACGAAGTTATTCTATGATTTTGCCTGCTTTCAGGTTCTTAAAATCAAAAGGAAAGGCTTTGAAGGAGAAGGATGATTCCTAACAGGTATTAAatgttgaatattttcaaatgaatttcattaaatatttatccTCACCCAAATATCTGTGGGAACTTTGATCAAACACTTTCCGATCCCAAAAACGATCTTCACGCCCACCGCCTCTGCCTCGGCCGCCCTAGACAACCCCATTTCCAGAAAATTTCTGAAAAACAATCATTTGAAATATATGTAATTATCCATTATAATTATATCCTAAAAAGGATTAAAAAAATGGATAGTAGAaggattaattaaatttaaaacaagCTAATGTAGTACAATTGTGATTgttaatttgtttttgaattccaaaaatattaatttttgttatatCTAATTAGAattagagccgtcaatttgggttaggttCGTCGAGTCGCCCCTTCCCGCCACAAAgtttaagtgggttgggttgaaattttttcaagggtaaattgcatatatcacccttgtgaaatcccgtgttagctaataaccccctgtgaaaaatttttaagctaataatcccctgtgattctagatttgtagcatacacacccttctggctaaaaaatgacgaaaatgcccttgacttttatgaactatttaatttatcatttattttatgtaggggtattttcgtcattttttagctgaaaagggtgtgtatgctataaatctagaatcacagggggttattagcttaaaaaattttcacaggaggttattagctaacacgggatttcacaaaggtgatatatgcaattttccctttttttcaacccaactaaAGGTGGCGCCTAGGCGGATTGGTCCGCCACGGGCCTGAGTTGGCCCGCGAGCCTggagaattattattttatttttatttttattgtgatatatgtatttttaaatgaaagttgtgaattttttttattaattattttatataaaatttatacgtatgtaatcaataattaaaatttttattaatatgtttctattaatatttatttatgaaatgaaatttataattaattataatgatttttatttatttatatttgtagTAAACCAACTCGTAGGTCGGTtcgcctaacccgcaacccactttgggttgggttgggttgggttgagaatTTTCAGCCCGCCGGAATGATAGTCTGGTCCGCCCTCGACCAGTCAAAAGGTAGATTTTTGGTGGATCGGCCCGTTCCGTCATAAGTTGGTCAGTCTGACAGTTCTAATTAGCATCTACCCTACCGATGATACGTATTTGACGTTAGTTTCGGAAAGTCAGATCCTACCATTTTAAATCATTGATCTACTTATTATTCATATCTTAAATCATGGTTATAAATTAAGGGCAACTTAtagataactccctaaatcaaacataactttcaatttactccatatatttgtctttccgaaaatgcccttgtcattattttaatcattattatttcttgaattatcaaatgt comes from Henckelia pumila isolate YLH828 chromosome 4, ASM3356847v2, whole genome shotgun sequence and encodes:
- the LOC140864439 gene encoding putative late blight resistance protein homolog R1A-10; translated protein: MAYAAVITLKLTLQQILLHPDTYSIPCEKKHIESFHEKLEFLQQFLEEYPYNKRNEKAISVETRIRDTAYEAEDFMDLHLNNLSDSMMGQIISIELMMEKVDSIIEEVAKIKEQMGLEIKQGRGSPMEEDTKTCKEPPNALSKDSSSSAKNLIMVGFDEYLMQIKDQLTGESSALEVISIVGMGGIGKTTLATYAYNDPSVLYKFDVRAWATLSQSYTRVRDILLAMLDSMKILTKEMYQESGDQLRLHVYHNLKHRRYLITIDDIWDTNAWDYLKMMFPDDRTGSRILLTTRIADVAAYASPPEAVHHISLLSDDQSWKLLCSKVFGDESCPLNLQEIGKTIAKNCRGLPLSVVVIGGLLSKVEKTQIVWQSVAKNVSSLVFSSDDQCADILRLSYNYLPQYLKPCFLYMGVFPKGHEIHVSKLTKLLVAEGFLRQGEGQFPEEVAQSCVEDLLDRSLLLMSKKDYEGKIKAFKIHDLLLDFCGKQAKDEKFLQITKSPANLHFRTVSESERRISIHRGEKFEFVYSCYVLDDSTSHVRSILCVGQCNIFSYLLLRFQLLKVLDATQTRFQYFPPQVLELVNLRYIALLCDGDIPASITKLCNLQTLIISGDRWRYSKNRLPMEIWLMVHLRHVKFDRVYLLDPCKANFDFYSKHLVLKDLQTLSGYGI